The genomic window GCGGTGGCGTTGCTGATCCTGGACAACCTGGGCGTGAACATCACCACCCTGGTGGCGGGCCTGGGGGTCGGCGGAATTGCCATCGGTTTGGCCGTGCAGAACATTTTGGGCGACCTGTTCGCCTCGTTCTCGATCATCCTCGACCGGCCGTTTGAGGTCGGCGATTTCATCATCGTCGACGAGCTGATGGGCAACGTCGAGAAGATCGGGCTCAAGACCACCCGCGTGCGCAGCCTCAGCGGCGAGCAACTGGTGTTTTCCAACGGCGACCTGCTGCAAAGCCGCATCCGCAACTACAAGCGAATGGCCGAGCGTCGAGTGTTGTTCGGCTTCGGCGTGCTCTACAGCACGCCCCTTCACAAGCTAGAGCAGATCCCGACGCTGGTGCGCGCGATCATCGAGGCCCAGGAGCGAGTGCGTTTCGACCGCGCGCATTTCAAGGAGTACGGCGACTCGTCGCTGAACTTCGAGGTGGTCTATTCCGTGCTCGACCGCGACTACAACCTCTATATGGATATCCAGCAGGCGATCAACCTGGCGTTGTTCAAGCAGTTCGGCGAGCAGGGGATCGACTTTGCCTTCCCCACGCTCACAGTACACATGGTTCAGCCGCCCGCTGACTAGCCATACTATTCGCGACGCTTTAGCAGCAGCGCCGGCTATGAGCCGGTGCAAAGCTCGCGGAACTCTATGGTCGTAGCGCCACGACCAGCGAACTGCGCGAGTTTTACTTTACTCCCCACCACCTCCTGGCGTGGGTTTGTCCCGGTCGCGACACAGCCAACCGCGCCGCCAGAAGAACAGCACCATCGCCGCGGTCATCAGCGCCATCAAAGTTAGGGCGAACGGGTAGCCCCAGTACCAGCTAAGCTCGGGCATGTTCAGCGGCGAGATCTCGGGGTCGAAGTTCATCCCGTAAAGCCCGGCGATGAACGACAGCGGAATGAAGATCGTGGCGATGATCGTCAGCAACTTCATCACCTCGTTCATCCGATTGCTGACCATCGACAGGTAGAGATCCATCAGGCCCATCGCCACTTCGCGGCTGCTCTCGATTAGCTCGATGATCTGCACGATGTGGTCGTAGGCGTCGCGCAGGTAGAGCCGGGTGACGTCCTGCACCAGCGTGCTGTCGTCGCGCATCAGCGAGCTCAGCGCCTCACGCAGCGGCCAGATCGAGCGACGTATGGCCAGCAGCTCGCCCTTTATCGTGTGGATCTGCGCGCTGTGGCTGCGTTCGGATTTATCGGCAATCTGCTGTTCGAGCACGTCCAGCTGGTCGGAGTAATGGTCCAACGCCGGGAAGTAGTGGTCGATCGCCGTGTCGAGCAGCGCGTAGGCCAGGTAGTCCGAACCGCCCAGGTGGATCTTGCGCCCCTGTCCCTTGCGAATTCGCTCGCGCACCAGGTCGAGGAACGCGCTTTCGCGCTCGTGAAATGAGATCACGAAGTCCTTGCCGAAAAACAGGCTGACCTGCTCGTAGCCCGGCTGGGCCTGCATGTGGATCAGCGGCGTGACCATGAAGTAGTTGCTCTCGAAGTCCTCGACCTTGGCGCGTTGCGGGATGTTGACCACATCCTCCATGGCCAGCGGATAAAGCTCAAAATCCCCGGCCATTTACCGCGCTGCTGCACGATCTTCTCGAGGCTAACCTCGTTGCGCTCGATCAATTGTTCCGGACCAAAGGCGATCATTCGCAGCCTGGGCTTAGCCCAGGTCGGATCGACGATCAGCGATCCGGGCATCAGTCCCGGAGCTTTACGGTTTTTACTTTATCGCGTCTTGTGCCCGTCCGCCGATTGACCCATGCCGACCCCCGACAGTTGATCGCTTACGATATATCTCGATAGTATTCACCGGGCCCATTGCCCCGCAAGGGAAATAATATACGTACTGAATATCAGCGGGCGATGGCGTGAAGCGTGAATCTCAGTCCGGCGTCGGCTCGTGGGCTTTGCGGCCGTAGACCCGCTCGTATGCTTGGCATTGGGGGCAGACGCCGCCCTCGATGCGCTTGACGAACCAGTAGGCCAGACCGCGCTGTTTGGTGCGCGCGCGGTTGCACACCGGGCAATTCACGCAACCCTGGGCCAGCTTGCGATCGCGATCGGTGATCTGCTGCTCGCTCATTTTTCCCTCACTAGAAACTGTACTTAAGTGAGACAAAGACCTGGGAGTTCTCGCGGAAGTAGCCCTCGAGGGTATCGTCGTCGCCCCAGAGCAGGTTGGCGCCGGTGTTCAGGCGCAGGTCTTGGGTCAGGCTGAAGGAGACCAGCGGGGTGATCAGCCCGCTGATGCTACTCAGGTCGCCGACCTCGAGTTCCTCGTTGGTCGCGCCCGACGGGTCGAGAACCGTGAGCAGTGCGGCCTCGATCTTTTCGTCCATGAACGGCCGTCGCAGCAGCAGCGCCAAGTAGGTGTTGACGCGTTCGGTGAGCAGCTCGTCGTACCAGTCCAGTTGGATACTCTGGATCATTGAGCCGCCGACGTAGAACTGGCCGGAGAACAGGTGGTCGGCCTGGACCACGTAGGTCAGCCAGGTTCCCTGCTGCGGCTTGAGCTGATCGTCGTAGGTCCGGCGACCGCTGCTCACCGCCCCTTCGAACACCAGGCCCACGCCCTTGACCACGGTGGAGAAGTCGCCGCCGAAGGTATGAATGCGGTGGTACACGCCGCGCAGGGGCGGATCGAGTTTATCCAGATCAATGTCCTGTATCGCGATTCCCGAGCCCGTCGGATCCTTGATGAACTTCAGCAGCAGCTCGACCTCGGGGTTGATGTAGAGCGTGGGGATGTAATCCCAGGTGTAGCCGTACATCAGCGAGCAATCGAGGCTGGTGAAGCTCAGCCCCAGCCGCGCCGCGCCCGAACCGTTCTGGAAGTCGTCGGCGGGCTGCTCGATGTTGTCTGTGATCAGCTTTTCGTCGTTGAGAAAGTCGCGCAGTTCGTCGCGCCACTGGGGCACGAGGAAGTCCAGCAGCTCCTGCCACTTATCGCTTTGCACCTGCTCGTCCAGGTAGCAAAGCAGATCCTCGAGCGGAAACTGCTGTCGCAGCAACGCCCAGTCCGCACCGATGATTTTGACCGGCGCGGGCGTGAAGAACGGTGCATAGACCGCCTCGAAGCGCACCGGTCCGCGATACAGGTCGCCCTTGGCCGCGAGCACCGGCTCGCGCCCGTAGCCCATCTCGACGTCGAGGAAGCGCTCGAGGTCGGGCGGATTGATCACGCTGGTGGGATTGATCAAATCGGCGCGGCCCCAGCTTACAAGCTGCTGGCCGGTGCGCAACGCGCCCCAACTGCCGATGATGTCCAGGTAGCCCTCGTACAGATCGACCAAGTATTCGGTGCTCGTATCCTCGCCGTAGGCCAGGCGGTAATCGAACAACCCCGAGACCGAGGCGTAGAACGTGCGGTTGAACTGGTAGAAGCCGCGGGCGTAGGCCAAGCTGCGCCAGTCGAACACGTCCTCGGCGTCGCCCTCGTGGGACACGTCGGTGGCCATCTTGGTCAGCAGCTGCCCCTCGAAGCTGCCCTGACCCTGGCTAAACGAGCTGATGGCGCCCGCGGACGAATCGTCGGACGAGCCGCCGCCGATCAGGTCGTCGAGGCTCAGCCCGCTGGAGCCCTCGTCCTCGTCCTGGGCAGCAACGGCGCCGGACAGGCAAAGTGACAACGCCAGCGTGATCGTAATGATCAGCTGCAGCCGGGTGCCGGTCGTGGCCAATTTATTTCCCGCTCTATTTCTTTTTGAACTCGGGGATCAGTTGGTTTTCGTTGGTCATGTACGGTTCGGTGAAGTAGTAGTCGTCCACGGTTACGTCGGTGCGTGAGTCGAGCACCACGATCTCGGTCTTGGTGCCGCGCTCGATAGTCTGCATCGTGGTCTTTTTGGCCGTCCAGGTGCCGTCGTCGCGCTGCTCCAGCTCGTCCACGCTGAGCTTCTTCTCCACGGTGTTCGGGTCGCCCAGTTTGTAGAAGTCGGCCTTGACCGGGATCATGCTGTCCTTGCGCACCCAGTAGACGATCTTGGAATAGCCCATGTCGTCCTCTTTGCCCGGCTTGGGCACGGTCTGGACCACGTAGCACGGTTGGCCGTCGACGGTCTCGTCGGGCAGGCGCTTGTGGATGCCGTCGGACGAGTCGCGGCTTTGGATGTCCTTCATCGAGAAGTCCGAGCCCATGAAACTGTCGCCGGCCGAGTCGGCGTCAAAGCGTTTGAGCTTCTTGTTCCCCTTGAGGTACATCATCTGTTTGTCGTAGCCGTCGGGATTCTCGATGGCCAGGAACTTGTTGCCCCTGATCTCCGGCGGCGCGAGAAAGACCGTGATCGCCCGGTCGATGCCGTCCTTCTTCTGAATTACGGTCAGCAGCTCTTTGGAACGGCTGCGGCCCTGCTTGTTGTAGACGATCATCTTGAGCTGAACCACACCCTCGTCCCCGAGGACTTGGCTGCTCATTGCGTCCAGGATCTGGTCGGCGGTCTTATTGGTGTCGTCCTGGGCCACGGCCCACCCAGCGATGAAAACCATCATGAATACGGCGATTGCCAAGCGGCGCATGCTCAATCTCCTTGCATTGACGATCCAGCGATCGGACAAGAGGACATTGTACGTACCAGCCTTGCACTCTGGCAAGACGTACGCGTTATCACGATCGCTCTGGGGGCTATTTCTGCGCGTCTTGCGCGTCGCGCCCCTTGAGGTGGTCCAGCACGTGGGTCAGGCCCATTCTTTTAGCCACGCGGTCCCACGATTTTTTGGGCAGCGCGGCTTTGAAAAACGGCGTGATCTTCACTGCCGCGGGCTCGAGCACGTAGAGCTTGTCTTTAACGATGGCCTTGAAGATCCGCCCGACCATGTACTCGGGAGTGACCCACGGCGTGCCTGCGGGCGGCTTGGCGCCGTCGAACATGCCGGTGGTGACGAAGCTGGGGCAGACGATGGTGAACTTGACGGTGTTGTTTTTTTCGGCCAGCAGCTCGTTGCGCAACGCCTCGGTGAAGCCGATCACACCCCACTTGCTCGCCGAGTAGCTTGTGCCGCGCGCCACACCGAGCAGACCCGCGGCCGAGGCCACGTTGACTAGGTGCCCTGCGCCGCTTTCGAGCATGTCGGGCAAAAACGCCTTGGTCATCCAGAAGATGCCCAGCAGGTTGACGTTGATGGTGTGCAGGTGTTTCTCGTCCAGTACGTCGAGGAACATTCCGCCGTGCACCACTCCGGCGTTGTTGACCAGCAGATCGACCTTGCCGATCTGTTCGTGCACGTTGTCGCGGAACTTGTAGACCGCCTCGCGGTCGGTGATATCGAGTTTTTCCGTACAGACCTTGACGCCCTTTTGCCGCAGCAGTTCGGCTGTCTGTTCCAGCTCTTTTTCACGCACATCCACTGCGGCGATGTTCATGCCCTCGTCCGCGAGCTTGAGCGCCAGCAGGCGGCCCATGCCCATGCCCACACCGGTAATCACGGCTGTTTTTCCCTTTAAGTCCCGCATGCGTGCCTCCATTGAATAAGCTGAGCGATCCATCCGTATGGACCGTATGGAAATACGGTCTTGTTTGTATCATTTCTATAGGCCGAATGCCAGATTGCCCCCCCCCCCCCGGCTATGAGCCGGTGCAAAGCTCGCATATCACCACGGTTGTAATACAGCGTGCCTCTCCGCGACGCGGGGTTGGAGGCGGCTTGGAGCCAGCTTTGAGCCGGGGGCAAAACACGCGTACAGCTTGGAGCTGCACCTCAAAGGTGCTGGCGCTTACAGCTCTTTGTTTTCCAAGGCGCGCACGCCGTGCTGCAGAAAGATCAGGCCCACTCCCAGCAGCAGCCAGACAATCCAGGCGTAGCTGGCGACGATCAGCAACAGTTGCACGCCGCTGGGCATGACGTGGCTTAGGGATGCGCTGAGCAGCAGGTAGGTCGGGTAGATTCCCACGAGCACGGTGATGCCGATCAAGGCGATGCAGGTCAGCATGTACAGAATGCTGGTCGGACTGGCCGCCAAGCGGGCGATGTTGGTCTCTTGCATGTCCGGGTAGCGCGCGCCCATGCCCACGCCGATGGCGTTGACCGAGATCGTCAGCACCAGCATTGCGCCGGTGGTAACCCAGCCCACCACCGCGTGTGTGTCCAGGAAGTGGTTGGAGAGCACGATCAGCACCAGCGAGAGCAAGGTCATCGGCACGGCCACAGAGAAGAATTTAGCTGCGACAAAGCGCTTCATCGGCAGCGGGCTGGTTTTGATCAGCCAGAAGCTACTGCCCTCGAGGCTGACCTGGGGCACCACGAAACGCACGGCCACCGCTGAGATCACAAAGGCGGCCAGCGCGAAGTTCACTGCGCCGGCGATGTTGCGGATGGAAAAGGCGTTGACTCCGTAGATGCTGAAATCGAGCACCTTGAAGTTGAACAGGTAGACCACGATCAGCGCCAGCAGCAGCAGCATTTGGGTCCACTGCACGGTCTCGCGGAAAAACGACTTGAGGTCTTTGAGCACCAGGGCGCTGTATTTCTCGCCGTAGAGCGCGGCGATGCGTTCGAGTATGCCGCCGGCCACGCGGGATCCGCTGATTCGTGCGCGGCTTCCCTCTTGGGCGCGCGAGTAGCCCTCGAAGTAGATTCGCCGCGCGACTTCGCCGCCGATTAATGCGGCGAACAGGCCCCAGGAGAAACTGACCGCAGTGAGGAATCCGGCCTCGCGGTAGTTGCCGGCCAGGGCCGCGCTGACTCCCTGGGAGGCCCAGGTTGGGGGCATAAACAGGCTCTCCTCCGTGCGCAGGGAGCCGACGAACTCGGCGAAGCCCTCGAGAATCGCCGGGTCGAAAAGCTGCTCGGGCCGCACAAAGCGGAAGAGGAAGTAGAGCACCACAACGAAGACCACGCCGAGAATCGCCAGTACGTCGTGGGCCTTCTTGGCCGGGAAGATCCGTACCAGGAACAGCGTGGTCAGCACGCCGAGCACCGAGGGCAGGATGATGAATGCCAGCAGGATCGCCGGAACCCAGGGATAGAAATGCCACGGCGCGTCCATCGCCAGGCCCAGGGAGACCAGCAGCGGGATCGCCACCAGCAACACCATCCAGCACGAGCTGATCATCGTGTCGATCAGCCGCGCGTGGAACAGCTGCTCCATATCCACCGGCGAGGTCAGCACTAGTTCGAGATCGTCGGCAATGAAGTAGCTGCTCAGCGCCGCGAGGATGTTGGAAAAGACCAGGATCGCAAAGAACATCATGTAGGCGAAGTAGAACAGCTTTTCGATCAGGATCGGGCCGTAGATCTCGATCGCCAGCAGCTTGATAAACAGCTCGTAAAAGCCGAACCCCAGGCCGACCTGGAAGGCGAAAGTCAGCAGGAAAAAGAAGCTGTACTTAAAGCGCTGGATCGCGCTGCCGAACAGCAGCGCGTTGTGCGCCTGGCGCATGCGCGGCCATTGAAGCAGGGTGATTACGTGCACGCCGGTGAGCCGTGCCTACTCGGGCTCGAGCTCCGGAACCTGCTCGTAGCGCCGGATTACCGTGCGCACCACCGACTTGAAGACTTGGCTGCGCTCAAGGCCGCCGGTGATCTTCTTGATGTCCTCGTAGATCGTCGGGTCGACGATCAGTGCGCCCAGCGAGCCCTCGCCGCGGGCGATCTTGTCGGCGGCCAAACGCAGGTCGGCGCTGGTGACCTTGAGGTCTTCGATAATTTGCGCCTTGTCCGGATCGTAAATCAGCGAGTGCAGAGCCCCGGGCTGGGTGCGGACCGTACCCACGATTTGGCGGATGTCCTCGCTGGTGTCGGTGAGGTTGGCGATCATCCGTTCGCCCTTGTCGCTGTAGATCAGCTCGTGCAGCGTGCCCTGGCCGTGCTTGATGTCGTCTACCACCTGCTTGAGCGTGGCCACGGACTGAGCCATGTCGGAGATGATCTTGCTCTTGGTCTGGTCGTAGATCAGCGTGTGCAGGATGCCGTTGCCGGCCTTGACCTCGTTGATCATGTTCTCCAGGCCGCTGATCGCCTTGCTCAGGTCGGTCGGCGGCACGCCCTGGCCGCCCTTGATCGAGGCGGAGATCGCGTCGAGGTTGGCCAGCACCTTCTTTAGATCCCCGGTGCTCTCGCCCAGCTCGGTCAGCGGAGCGAGCATTGCTTTGGGGTCGTGGCTCTCGATGATGTCGTGTTCGTGAACGGGGGTCTTCTCCGGATTGCCCGGGATGATCTCGATGTACTTTTTGCCCAGCAGGCCCAGTGTATCGATGGTGGCCAGCGAGTCCATCGGGATGCGCGGCATGGCATCGGTGTCGATCGACATGTCGACGAACACGCTGGTGTCGCCGGTCTTGTCCGAGAAGCGGATGCGTTTGACCAGGCCGATGTCCACGCCCGAGAGCCGTACCTCGGCCCCCTCGGTCAGACCCATGATATTGCCGAAGCTGGTGTGAAGCTCGCTGGTGGACTTGAACAAGCTGCTCTTGCTCGACATCGTGAGGATTACGAATACCAGCAGCACCATCACCACGGTGATGAAGATGCCGACCTTGACCTCGCTGGCCCGATTATTCTTCATGGTTTCCCTACAGCTCCAGTGTGCCTTCGACGAACGAACGAATCATTGGATCGCCGGCGCGCTCGATCTCGTCGATCGACTGGACCGAGTGGATCTGGTGTTCCCAGAGCATGGCGATGCGATTGCTGACGAAGAACGCGCTGGGCATGTCGTGCGTCACCACGATGCTGGTCACTCCCAGCTTACGCTGCATTTGCACGATTAGTTCATTGATCCGCCGCGTGTTCGACGGGTCCAGGCCGGTCGTCGGCTCGTCGTAAAGGATAACATCGGGCTCGATGGCGATCGCGCGCGCCAAGCCGACGCGCTTTTTCATCCCGCCGCTGAGCTCGGCAGGCATCATCTCGCCCACGCCGCGGAGGCCGACCATCTCCAGGTCGCGCTCCACGCGCTGCACGATCTGCTCCTCGGGCAGCTTGAGGTGCTCGCGTAGCGGATAGGCGATGTTGTCGAAGACGCTCATCGAGTCGAACAGCGCTGCGCCCTGGAACAGCATGCTGATCTGACGCCGCACCGCGATCAGTCCGTCCTCGTCTATCGCTGCAATGTCCTGGTCCTTGAACCAGATGCTGCCCGCGTCGGGCTTCATCAGCCCCATCAGCAGCTTGAGCATTACGCTCTTGCCCGTTCCCGATCCGCCGATGATCGTGATCGTCTCGCCGCGGCGGATCGTCAACGACATCCCGCTGTACACCACGTTGCTGCCAAACGCCTTGTCCACGCCCTCGAAGCGGATTACCGGTTCGCCGTTTTCGCCTGCGCCGGCAACGGCGCGGGAGGCCGGCATCGGGATCGCGGAGTCGACTGCGGTAGTCATCTCACAACACCAGGAACAGCTTGGTCAGGAAGAAGTCGGTGACGAAGATGAAGATCAGGCTGACCACCACCGTGCGCGTGGTCGACTGGCCCACGCCCTCGGTGCCGCCGGAGGTGGTCATCCCGCGGTGGCAGGCGATCATTACGATGCCGAAGCCGAAGACGTAGGTCTTGGCCAGTCCGGAGAATACGTCGGCGAAATCGAGCCCCTGGCTGACGTCGCTGATGTAGGTTCCGGGGTTGATCCCCATCTCGTAGACGCTGATGATCAGCCCGCCGATGATTCCCAGAAGGTCGGCGAGCAATGTCAGCATCGGCAGCGCGATCAGCATTGCCCACAGCCGCGGCACGATCAGTTTCTTAATCGGGTCGGCGCCCAAGGCGCGGATCGCGTCGACCTGTTCGGTGACCTGCATCGAGCCGATCTCGGCGGTGATCCCGGCGCCCACGCGGCCGCCGACGACCACGCTGGTGAGCACCGGTCCCAGCTCGCGGGTGATCGAGAGCGCGACCACGATGCTGACGTATTCTTTGGCGCCGAAGCGCTCGAGCCCCACGGCGAACTGCAGGGCCATCACGAACCCGGTGAACAGCGCGGTGAGCAGCGCAATCGAGATCGAGCGCACGCCGAGGTACTCGACCTGTTTGACGATCTCGGCAAACTCGACCGGACGCCGGAACATGTTGCGTACGCTCTGGCCGCACAGCACCCAGAACGATCCCATCTCCTCAAAGGAGTTGATTACCCGCCGACCCAGGTTGGCGAAAAATTTATTTTCGACGTTTCCGTTGGTTTCGACGCTCACGTTCAATCCGTGCGCCGGGCGTGGAAGTCGGTGACGAATTCCTCGAACTCGACCAGCTGGTCTGCGAAGTAGTCGGGGTGCGCCGCAAAGCACAGGTCGTAGATGCACGAGTCGATCTGCACCACGTAAATGCAGATCTGTATCGGCGCGCCGTCGAGCTGAGCCTGCAGCTCGGTGCGCAGCGCGGTGCGGCCGTCGATCACCAGCTCCTCCTGCTTGACGATCACGCGGTGAGTGAAGTCGACCAGCAGGTGGTTGGTCAGCGCGACCAGCGGGATGCGGTTCTCGATCTCGCAGGTGGCGTTGGCCAGGATCGAGCTGCCGTTGGCGCGGTTGATATAGACGTGGTCCGCGTCGGGCAGGCGGTAGCGCTGCCAGTCATCGCCCAGCTTGCCGACCTCGTAGTCGGTCAGCCCGGCGCGGCCGGCGGAGATCACGCCGAAGTGGTTGGTGCTCCCCGCGCATCCGGCGAGCAGCAGCGCCAACACCAGCAGCGTGGGCAACCCGCGCGTTACGATCTGTTTATTGGGCAGCGTCAACACGGCCTCCTCTAAATCAGAACTTGAGCGGCGGCGGCTCCCCGCCGATTTCGTCCTCGTCGGCCCCGGTCAGATCGAGGAAGATCGCCTCGAGCCGTTCGGGCCCGCCCGCGCGCTGTCTGAGCTGTTCCAGGGTTCCGCTTTCGATCAGCTCGCCTTTGTGGATGATGCCCACGCGGTCGCAGACTTCCTCGGCCACCTCAAGGGTGTGAGTGCTCATGAACACGGCCAGGCCGTCGTCGGCCAGGCGGCGGAAGATGCGCTTGACCAGCCGCGCTCCCTTGGGGTCCAGGCCGACCATCGGCTCGTCGACGATCAGCACCTTGGGCCGGTGCAGCAGCGCCACGCTCATCACCAGCCGCTGCTTCATCCCGTGGCTGTAGCTTTCGACCAGCTCGCCGGCCCAGTCGCGCAACTCGAACAGCTTGAGCAGCTCCACGGCCCGGGGGCGCCACTCGCGCTCGTCGATGCGGTACAGCCCGGCGATGAACTGCAGAAACTCCATGCCCGTGAGCTTGCCGTAGACGTAGGGCCGGTCGGGGATGAAGCCGGTGATCGCCTTGGCCGGCGTGGGATCGCGCGCGATGTCAAAACCGTTGATGGTCACCTGGCCCGAGGTCGGGCGCAGCAACCCGGCCATGATTTTGATCGTCGTGGTTTTGCCCGCGCCGTTGGGGCCCAGAAAGCCGAAGACCTCGCCCTTCTCGATAGTGAGGTTGAGGTCCTTGACCGCGACCACGGAGGAATATTGCTTGCGCAGATTGACCGCGCGGATCATTTCACGTCCATGACTTCGATACGTACTTTTCCCATAATTTGGATCAGGTCCACCTGCTTGTCCAGGTCTCCTTCGAGCAGCTTGATGTGCGTGGCGTCGGCCGGGAACTGGCCGAAGGTCGGCTCGATCGCCACCCAGCGGCCGACCCAGACCGCGGGCCAGGCGTGATAGTAGAACGCCCCCTGGTGATAGACCAGGCCCACGAGCACCCGCGCGGGGATTCCCGCTGCCCGCGCCAGGGCCACGGTAAGCACGGTGTGCTCGTTGCAGTCGCCCTTCTTGATGATCAGCACGTCGTAGGCCGAGGGGATCGAAGTCACCGGTTCCTTTTTCAGATTGTCGTGGACCCAGTCGTTGATTTTGCGCGCGGCGCGCAGCGGATCGGTCTGGTCGCCGATGATGTCCTTGGCCGCGTTGCGGATCGCCGGATGGTCGGACTGGATCATCGCCGTGGCGGCCAGGTCCGCGGTCAGCTCCTCGCCGCGGTAGGGCAAAATGTAGGGATCCTGAATTTCGTCCAGGTTCTCGATCTGTACCGTGATCAGCTCGCCGAACTCCGCGCGCTGACGCCAATCGTTGAGCGGATAGGTGTCGAAGGGCACGCCCGCAATTTTGACCTGCATTCGTTCGGCCTTGCGCGGGTTGGGGATCTCGGTGCTCACCGGCACGGCCATCTCGCGCACCAGGTCCAGCGAGGCGCTGTCGTCCCAGCCCTCGCCCAGGGCCTTCTCGCGGCTCTCGCGCACGGTGAGGAATGTGTCGGTTTCCTCGCGCAGGCTGTTGCCCCGCTCGTCGATCCAGGAGTCGATGGCGATTCCCTTGTAGTCCCACTGCAAGTGCCACACGCGCAGGGTCTTGCCGCCGTCCTCGACGTTTTCCAGGCCCAGGGCCTGGACGGTGATCGTCTCGTTGCTCATGGTCGAGGGGTCGAAGAACGGCAGCTCGTAGCTCTTGCCCTGCTCAAGCCCGAGGGCCAGCAGCCGGTCCATGATGTTCAGCTGCATCGCCGGGGCCTGGTCGAGATCGATCGTCTCCTTGCGCGTGGTGCCGCCGCCGGTCTCGATGTTGAGCAGGATCTTATTTCCATCCTCTACCCGGCCGTCGAGCTTGAACTTGACCAGATCGGAGATCATCTCGAACTGGAAGTAGCGCAGCAGGTAGTCCGCGTCGGTGATCGCGCGGGTGTCGGTGCGGATCGTCTGGGTCGAGCCCTGGACGTTGATTTTCATCCGGCCGCTCTCGGAGAACAGCCAGCCCGAATCCAGCTGCTTCTTGGAGGTCACCGAGTAGCCGATTTTGACCAGCCGGTCGTTGGTCTTGTCCTTGTAGTACATGCCCATCCAGCTCTCGTCGCCGGAAAGCGCCGAGGAGCCGTACGACCCGCCGACGACCGGATCGGTCGCAGCAGCGCGTTCGCGCACGATCATCAGCGCGGTCATCGCCACCCAGAACAGCACGATCGAAATTTTGACTAATCCGGGACGTTTGGACCTGGAAAAACTCATGTGAAAACCTTTGCTACGCTACGGCATCAGACCTTATTCAATACCATCGGGATTGTCCAGCATGGGTAGTATACGCCCGTACAC from Candidatus Alcyoniella australis includes these protein-coding regions:
- a CDS encoding mechanosensitive ion channel family protein, which encodes MLQIEFFDNTLLAWVAALAVLLLGTGLLWLLRPLTVRLLEGRVARRPSRSLKLALEMVRRTNYAVLLFVALWAACALLVIPAKVRGLVGSLAMIMVFVQFGLWGGVLVNSGVRSLMLKGRDETTATGLSVISFLARIAVWSAVALLILDNLGVNITTLVAGLGVGGIAIGLAVQNILGDLFASFSIILDRPFEVGDFIIVDELMGNVEKIGLKTTRVRSLSGEQLVFSNGDLLQSRIRNYKRMAERRVLFGFGVLYSTPLHKLEQIPTLVRAIIEAQERVRFDRAHFKEYGDSSLNFEVVYSVLDRDYNLYMDIQQAINLALFKQFGEQGIDFAFPTLTVHMVQPPAD
- the corA gene encoding magnesium/cobalt transporter CorA gives rise to the protein MAGDFELYPLAMEDVVNIPQRAKVEDFESNYFMVTPLIHMQAQPGYEQVSLFFGKDFVISFHERESAFLDLVRERIRKGQGRKIHLGGSDYLAYALLDTAIDHYFPALDHYSDQLDVLEQQIADKSERSHSAQIHTIKGELLAIRRSIWPLREALSSLMRDDSTLVQDVTRLYLRDAYDHIVQIIELIESSREVAMGLMDLYLSMVSNRMNEVMKLLTIIATIFIPLSFIAGLYGMNFDPEISPLNMPELSWYWGYPFALTLMALMTAAMVLFFWRRGWLCRDRDKPTPGGGGE
- a CDS encoding outer membrane lipoprotein-sorting protein, which gives rise to MRRLAIAVFMMVFIAGWAVAQDDTNKTADQILDAMSSQVLGDEGVVQLKMIVYNKQGRSRSKELLTVIQKKDGIDRAITVFLAPPEIRGNKFLAIENPDGYDKQMMYLKGNKKLKRFDADSAGDSFMGSDFSMKDIQSRDSSDGIHKRLPDETVDGQPCYVVQTVPKPGKEDDMGYSKIVYWVRKDSMIPVKADFYKLGDPNTVEKKLSVDELEQRDDGTWTAKKTTMQTIERGTKTEIVVLDSRTDVTVDDYYFTEPYMTNENQLIPEFKKK
- a CDS encoding SDR family oxidoreductase, whose product is MRDLKGKTAVITGVGMGMGRLLALKLADEGMNIAAVDVREKELEQTAELLRQKGVKVCTEKLDITDREAVYKFRDNVHEQIGKVDLLVNNAGVVHGGMFLDVLDEKHLHTINVNLLGIFWMTKAFLPDMLESGAGHLVNVASAAGLLGVARGTSYSASKWGVIGFTEALRNELLAEKNNTVKFTIVCPSFVTTGMFDGAKPPAGTPWVTPEYMVGRIFKAIVKDKLYVLEPAAVKITPFFKAALPKKSWDRVAKRMGLTHVLDHLKGRDAQDAQK
- a CDS encoding MlaD family protein; translation: MKNNRASEVKVGIFITVVMVLLVFVILTMSSKSSLFKSTSELHTSFGNIMGLTEGAEVRLSGVDIGLVKRIRFSDKTGDTSVFVDMSIDTDAMPRIPMDSLATIDTLGLLGKKYIEIIPGNPEKTPVHEHDIIESHDPKAMLAPLTELGESTGDLKKVLANLDAISASIKGGQGVPPTDLSKAISGLENMINEVKAGNGILHTLIYDQTKSKIISDMAQSVATLKQVVDDIKHGQGTLHELIYSDKGERMIANLTDTSEDIRQIVGTVRTQPGALHSLIYDPDKAQIIEDLKVTSADLRLAADKIARGEGSLGALIVDPTIYEDIKKITGGLERSQVFKSVVRTVIRRYEQVPELEPE
- a CDS encoding ATP-binding cassette domain-containing protein → MTTAVDSAIPMPASRAVAGAGENGEPVIRFEGVDKAFGSNVVYSGMSLTIRRGETITIIGGSGTGKSVMLKLLMGLMKPDAGSIWFKDQDIAAIDEDGLIAVRRQISMLFQGAALFDSMSVFDNIAYPLREHLKLPEEQIVQRVERDLEMVGLRGVGEMMPAELSGGMKKRVGLARAIAIEPDVILYDEPTTGLDPSNTRRINELIVQMQRKLGVTSIVVTHDMPSAFFVSNRIAMLWEHQIHSVQSIDEIERAGDPMIRSFVEGTLEL
- a CDS encoding ABC transporter permease, which codes for MSVETNGNVENKFFANLGRRVINSFEEMGSFWVLCGQSVRNMFRRPVEFAEIVKQVEYLGVRSISIALLTALFTGFVMALQFAVGLERFGAKEYVSIVVALSITRELGPVLTSVVVGGRVGAGITAEIGSMQVTEQVDAIRALGADPIKKLIVPRLWAMLIALPMLTLLADLLGIIGGLIISVYEMGINPGTYISDVSQGLDFADVFSGLAKTYVFGFGIVMIACHRGMTTSGGTEGVGQSTTRTVVVSLIFIFVTDFFLTKLFLVL
- a CDS encoding ABC transporter ATP-binding protein, with the translated sequence MIRAVNLRKQYSSVVAVKDLNLTIEKGEVFGFLGPNGAGKTTTIKIMAGLLRPTSGQVTINGFDIARDPTPAKAITGFIPDRPYVYGKLTGMEFLQFIAGLYRIDEREWRPRAVELLKLFELRDWAGELVESYSHGMKQRLVMSVALLHRPKVLIVDEPMVGLDPKGARLVKRIFRRLADDGLAVFMSTHTLEVAEEVCDRVGIIHKGELIESGTLEQLRQRAGGPERLEAIFLDLTGADEDEIGGEPPPLKF